Sequence from the Suncus etruscus isolate mSunEtr1 chromosome 1, mSunEtr1.pri.cur, whole genome shotgun sequence genome:
CAGGCTCCTTCCATGGGGGATGGGAGCACCCACACTTCAAGAGGACACAAAAACAGATGAGTTGGGTGGATTTTACTCCCCATGGTGCTCCAGCAGCATCAAGGTTTCCTGAGGTGGGGGTTCTCCAGGGGCCAGCCCCCCCCCATGCTTccagcatacacacacacacacatacacacacacacacatacacgttcACATGCCCCTTCCCAAGACCACCCTACAATAGTTTTATGGCGCCTGGTGGGCCTGGTGGAGATTGCACTGGTGCAGCCTGGGCCAGATCCAGCCTTGTGCTTCCCCAAAGGTGAGTCCCAGGGTGTCTCCTGCAGACCAAGGGACACTCCTGTCCCTGGCATTCCTGTGCTCAGGGCCGCAGTCAGTGGGGTCCCGGTGACCCCTCTCGGTAGGGCTGCTCCTGCATATGGCAGGTCTGTTCCAGCAGCCACTGTCGTTCAGACTCTCCTATCCTCAGTCTGAGTGTCACCTCCTGAAACACTGTGCTCAGAGCCACCTGCGGAGccagagggaaaaggagggagtgAAAGGTGGAGCCTAGAGAAGGCCCTGCCCCACCACATGAGACCACGTCCATATCATGACATAACATGCCCATGTATCAAACATGTATCATGGCCATGTCCACCAGCCCACGCCCACACCTCAGTAGCCTTGCCCTCACCTGTTCAAAGTGAAGTTTGCGGAACAGGCCCATGCTCTGTTCATTTTCTTGCCCAATTTTAGCCTCAAACGTAGTCAGGCCAAGCTTGGACATTCCTAccagaaaaaagaaggggagagggatGAAAGAACAGCGCCTGAATCCCCACTTTGGACCAAAAAGGCTGATCCCAACACCAGGATCTGGGGTAGGGGTTGGGGGCGCCAGGCTCTTACCATATGCCAACATCATGAGCACTGCCTCAGTGCCACAGCCCCGGCCCCTGCAGCTCGGTTCTAGGAGAGACAAGCGAGCACAATGGCACTGTGGCACATGCCAGCAGCTACTGGATACCACTCACCAGCCCTGACTCCTGGGAATGGAGCAATGACTGCAGATGAGCTCAGAGCAGCCAAAGTCCCCTAGTCCCCCCACCAAGATATCGGGGTTAAGAAATACCCCAATCCCATTTGTAAAGCTGCCTATCCTCAAAGGCTTTGCAGGCAGGGAGCCTGGAAtcaatccttgacaccccatGACTCCCTAGACTGCACCAGGTATGGCAGGGGCAGGGAAGTCATAGCATGTAGCTCCTTTGGGAAGGGTCAAAGGCCATGGAAACAGGTTGGAGCGAGAGGCCagcagggagggcctttgcctaATACCCGACAATatgggtgtgatccctggcattctatatggtcccccaaacccaccaagaataattcctgagtgcagagacaggagtgagtaacccctgagcacctccaggtttgaccacaccccaaaaaaagaccatgaaggagccagagtagtggcacaaatggtagggagttagccttgcatgcactgacggacagaccgtagttcaatccccccgataccccatgtggtctcctgagccaggagcgatttctgagcgcatagccaggag
This genomic interval carries:
- the NAT9 gene encoding alpha/beta-tubulin-N-acetyltransferase 9 isoform X1, producing the protein MRVNQHTLLLGKKVVLVPYTSRHVPRYHEWMKSEELRRLTASEPLTLEQEYAMQRSWRDDADKCTFIVLDAEKWQAQPCPSEENCMMGDVNLFLTDPGDPTLGEIEVMIAEPSCRGRGCGTEAVLMMLAYGKSLAPPTPTPDPGVGISLFGPKWGFRRCSFIPLPFFFLVGMSKLGLTTFEAKIGQENEQSMGLFRKLHFEQVALSTVFQEVTLRLRIGESERQWLLEQTCHMQEQPYREGSPGPH